In a genomic window of Alphaproteobacteria bacterium:
- a CDS encoding PD40 domain-containing protein translates to MQLDLFICTKIESTMCDRLKNYFCIVGILATLFFAGFAPGQDSPSPDAPEWSWYESGMELYNPQLSPDGSSVVVVRKRHTYDGHEAEAISDDEIKLQQARIDADERYADPQVVILSPNQQVETIDWGWEPVFSPDGNKIAYSSQVSPISRYRVLASTLKGNDIRIYDRASKSYITLAKPSDGYLTEPIFSHDGKQVVYSIGGAVNGAYGGNVGLGRVSIESGLTETLVPPTKTHGLLNLVNSKGFQSDRLLVIRCIPAKEGTFLSNEYLCDLLDADYPEAVVHSWGTRTLEEMGTFRFVPVTADSLLVFDQGWQKAAPSSGSQSYPTPEYASDPGAASPNGLHTAHISGSTVYIKDLLTGRLQKQWEIDGQIQELTWAPTSDRLAVIVTKWQDHFSHDTLVVFSIAQGK, encoded by the coding sequence ATGCAGCTTGATTTGTTTATCTGCACAAAGATAGAGTCAACCATGTGTGATAGATTGAAAAACTATTTTTGTATCGTCGGAATACTGGCCACGCTGTTCTTTGCAGGATTTGCCCCAGGGCAAGATTCGCCTTCGCCTGATGCCCCCGAATGGTCTTGGTATGAGAGCGGAATGGAGTTGTATAACCCACAACTCTCACCTGATGGCTCTAGTGTTGTTGTCGTTCGTAAACGTCACACCTATGACGGTCACGAGGCTGAAGCAATTTCAGACGATGAGATAAAACTCCAACAAGCCCGAATTGACGCAGACGAGCGATATGCCGATCCGCAGGTGGTAATCTTGTCACCCAATCAGCAAGTCGAGACGATTGATTGGGGTTGGGAACCTGTTTTTTCTCCCGATGGAAACAAGATTGCCTACTCCTCTCAGGTTTCACCGATTTCTCGCTACCGAGTGCTTGCATCTACCCTCAAAGGTAATGACATCAGGATCTATGATCGAGCTTCTAAGTCGTATATTACTTTGGCAAAGCCAAGTGACGGTTATTTAACTGAGCCAATCTTTTCTCACGATGGAAAACAAGTCGTTTATTCGATTGGCGGCGCGGTAAATGGTGCGTATGGCGGAAACGTGGGCTTGGGGAGAGTCTCTATTGAGTCGGGACTAACTGAAACTCTCGTGCCTCCGACAAAGACTCACGGTCTTTTAAATCTAGTCAATTCAAAAGGTTTTCAGTCCGATCGACTGCTTGTTATCCGATGTATTCCTGCTAAAGAGGGCACTTTTCTGTCAAACGAGTATCTCTGCGATTTGTTGGATGCAGATTATCCTGAGGCTGTCGTCCACTCATGGGGTACAAGAACTCTTGAGGAAATGGGCACATTTCGGTTTGTGCCGGTGACAGCGGATAGCCTGCTAGTCTTCGATCAAGGTTGGCAAAAAGCTGCGCCATCTTCTGGGTCGCAGTCTTATCCAACTCCTGAGTATGCATCCGACCCCGGTGCTGCAAGTCCAAACGGTCTTCACACGGCGCATATCAGCGGCTCAACGGTTTATATAAAAGATTTGCTGACAGGCAGATTACAAAAACAATGGGAAATAGACGGGCAAATACAAGAGTTAACATGGGCTCCTACGTCAGATCGATTGGCTGTCATCGTCACCAAATGGCAGGATCATTTTAGTCACGACACACTAGTCGTATTTTCAATAGCCCAGGGGAAATAG
- the gorA gene encoding glutathione-disulfide reductase — translation MTAYDFDLFIIGSGSGGGRAGRVAAEYGKKVAYAENRHIGGTCVNLGCVPKKIMTYAASYASHITDSAGYGWSIGPSAHDWKKYIKAQQGEVEFLNTMISKGIETDGQPVFNATAKITGPHSVEVGGKTITAERILIATGAKPHIPDLPGAKEYGITSDEVFSLPDRPQRLVVYGAGYIALEFAGIFNQLGSEVHLVFRREQILNPDFDGDVRAFLQKEMGKKGVTLHPQTTVTKVEKTPSGLKISLSDANTIEADAILFATGRTPNIEPLGLKEIGVELTKDGAVKVGKDDRTNIPSIYAIGDVTGRIALTPVAIAEGHALADRLYGGKQRYISYENIPSAIFSNPTVGQVGLSEERAQKKFPGKIDIYRDDFLSMKNALAQRDERTLVKLIVHRETDKVLGLHMVGQDAPEITQGFAVALIAGATKADFDRTVAIHPTAAEELVLLKKSQDKTAVKTN, via the coding sequence ATGACCGCCTACGATTTCGACCTTTTCATCATCGGCAGCGGCTCCGGCGGCGGCCGCGCCGGACGCGTGGCGGCGGAGTACGGGAAAAAGGTCGCCTACGCCGAAAACCGCCATATCGGCGGCACCTGCGTCAATCTCGGCTGCGTGCCGAAAAAAATCATGACCTACGCCGCCTCTTACGCTTCACACATCACGGATTCCGCCGGATACGGCTGGAGCATCGGCCCCTCCGCCCATGACTGGAAAAAATATATCAAAGCGCAGCAGGGCGAAGTCGAATTCCTGAATACCATGATCAGCAAGGGCATCGAAACCGACGGCCAGCCCGTTTTTAACGCCACCGCCAAAATCACCGGCCCGCACAGCGTGGAGGTCGGCGGAAAAACAATCACCGCCGAACGCATCCTGATCGCGACAGGCGCGAAGCCCCATATCCCCGACCTTCCGGGCGCGAAGGAATACGGCATCACCTCGGATGAGGTCTTCTCCCTGCCCGACCGCCCGCAGCGCCTCGTGGTATACGGCGCGGGCTACATCGCGCTGGAGTTCGCGGGCATCTTCAACCAGCTCGGCTCAGAGGTGCATCTCGTCTTCCGCCGCGAGCAGATTTTGAACCCCGACTTCGACGGCGACGTCCGCGCCTTCCTGCAAAAGGAAATGGGCAAGAAGGGCGTCACGCTTCACCCGCAAACCACCGTGACGAAAGTTGAAAAAACCCCATCCGGTTTAAAAATCAGCCTCTCGGATGCAAACACAATAGAGGCCGACGCCATCCTGTTTGCCACAGGCCGCACGCCGAATATCGAACCGCTGGGTCTAAAAGAAATCGGCGTCGAACTGACGAAAGACGGCGCGGTCAAAGTGGGTAAGGACGACCGGACAAACATCCCCTCCATCTACGCCATCGGCGACGTCACGGGCCGCATCGCCCTCACCCCCGTCGCGATTGCGGAGGGCCACGCGCTGGCCGACAGATTATACGGCGGAAAACAGCGCTATATCTCCTATGAAAATATCCCCTCCGCGATATTCTCAAATCCAACCGTCGGGCAGGTCGGACTCTCTGAGGAACGGGCGCAGAAAAAATTCCCCGGAAAAATCGACATCTACCGCGATGATTTCCTGAGCATGAAGAACGCACTGGCGCAGCGCGACGAACGCACGCTGGTCAAGCTCATCGTCCACCGCGAAACGGATAAGGTTCTGGGCCTCCACATGGTCGGACAGGACGCGCCGGAAATCACGCAGGGCTTCGCCGTCGCCCTGATCGCGGGCGCCACCAAGGCCGATTTCGACCGCACCGTCGCCATCCACCCCACGGCGGCGGAGGAGCTGGTTCTTCTGAAAAAAAGCCAAGATAAAACAGCAGTAAAAACAAATTGA
- a CDS encoding methyltransferase domain-containing protein, with protein sequence MTNHATSSSNEAKAKEIYVLAVDCIKKQDFAGAEKYLTESMSIFPTADAAHNLGTLRYMQGNISKAVELFHTAIQLNPHYDAAYANLMRIMHQKGDMAKAMEYSALAITAAPEKKDHKKEFLKILALTKFELSSPDIKHLITLCFEDGSLNYDYIGRAWFSLMVTDHELAPFYSLKKNEDFSSFERQFRKNTDREFLLSRYLTLGLENVIVGDLSFERLLTHMRHLLLKDYIQDNQSLFGIQFLPFLAALSVYCFYTEYLFDVSDEENELLEKLKNEVALQEDISGNPYPLCLLACYENIWKHKASADYLKQLKDSKELQTFVSYHLAGPLEEQEIKKAIVSITEVETETSREVQEQYEELPYPRWRHTPEALSREDTALLQKYLPKGKTKLLIAGTGTGQEASFYTQVLPESEILAVDLSKSSLAYGIRKTEEIGIKNITFRQADILGLGKVLAPDSFDLIVSSGVLHHMKVPEDGLAVVTSLLKPDGVMHLALYSKHARRAIIKAREIIAKNGIGGDHESMKEFRRNALNWLPEEDVESLVRFRDYYFLSEYKDLIFHVMEHCYDIPQISEMLRKNNLEFLGFRDINNLHQNYSKAFPDDPQRTNLDNWNKFEIANPDIFRRMYQFWVRKKP encoded by the coding sequence ATGACAAACCATGCGACCTCTTCATCCAACGAAGCAAAAGCCAAGGAAATATATGTGCTGGCTGTCGATTGCATCAAAAAACAGGATTTTGCTGGTGCCGAAAAGTATCTGACGGAATCCATGAGCATATTCCCCACCGCAGACGCAGCGCACAATCTGGGCACGCTGCGTTATATGCAAGGCAACATTAGCAAGGCAGTTGAGCTTTTTCATACTGCCATTCAGCTGAACCCGCACTACGATGCCGCTTACGCCAATCTGATGCGGATCATGCATCAGAAAGGCGACATGGCAAAAGCCATGGAATACAGCGCCCTCGCCATAACCGCAGCCCCTGAAAAAAAAGACCATAAAAAGGAATTCCTCAAAATATTGGCTCTGACGAAATTTGAACTCAGCAGCCCCGACATCAAGCATCTGATTACACTCTGCTTCGAAGACGGTAGCCTGAATTACGATTATATCGGAAGAGCATGGTTTAGCCTCATGGTGACAGATCATGAGTTGGCACCTTTTTACAGCCTGAAAAAAAACGAAGATTTTTCTTCTTTCGAAAGACAATTTCGCAAGAATACGGACAGAGAATTCCTTTTATCGCGCTATCTCACTCTCGGACTGGAGAACGTAATTGTTGGCGACCTGAGCTTTGAGAGACTTCTCACCCACATGAGGCATCTGCTTCTCAAAGACTACATACAAGACAATCAGAGTCTATTCGGAATCCAGTTTTTGCCTTTTCTTGCGGCACTTTCTGTTTACTGCTTCTATACGGAATATCTTTTCGATGTCAGCGATGAAGAAAATGAACTTCTGGAAAAACTAAAAAATGAAGTAGCGCTTCAAGAGGACATTTCCGGAAATCCCTACCCTCTTTGCCTTCTCGCCTGTTACGAAAACATCTGGAAACACAAAGCATCCGCTGATTATCTAAAACAGCTGAAAGACTCTAAGGAACTACAAACTTTTGTATCATATCATTTGGCAGGCCCCCTGGAGGAACAAGAGATCAAGAAAGCGATCGTAAGCATCACCGAGGTAGAAACCGAGACCTCCAGGGAAGTACAGGAACAGTATGAAGAACTCCCTTATCCGCGCTGGCGTCACACTCCCGAAGCCTTGAGTCGCGAAGATACCGCACTGCTTCAAAAATACCTTCCCAAGGGAAAGACAAAACTTCTGATCGCTGGAACGGGAACGGGGCAGGAAGCCTCCTTTTATACCCAGGTACTCCCGGAGAGCGAGATTCTGGCGGTTGATCTGAGCAAATCAAGCCTCGCTTATGGCATACGCAAAACCGAGGAAATCGGCATCAAAAATATCACCTTCCGTCAGGCGGATATTCTGGGTCTGGGAAAAGTTCTGGCCCCCGATTCCTTTGACCTGATCGTCAGTTCAGGGGTTCTGCACCACATGAAAGTACCGGAAGACGGTTTGGCCGTGGTCACAAGCCTTCTGAAGCCGGACGGTGTCATGCATCTAGCCCTCTACAGCAAGCACGCCAGAAGGGCAATTATCAAGGCCCGCGAGATCATTGCAAAAAACGGAATCGGCGGCGACCACGAAAGCATGAAAGAGTTTCGCAGAAACGCCCTGAACTGGCTGCCGGAAGAGGATGTTGAATCACTCGTAAGGTTCCGGGATTATTATTTCCTGTCGGAATACAAGGATCTTATCTTCCATGTGATGGAACATTGCTACGATATTCCCCAAATTTCAGAAATGCTTAGAAAAAACAATTTGGAATTCCTTGGGTTTAGAGACATAAATAACCTGCACCAGAACTACTCCAAAGCCTTCCCCGACGACCCGCAGCGGACAAACCTGGACAACTGGAACAAATTTGAGATCGCCAACCCGGATATTTTCCGCAGGATGTACCAGTTCTGGGTCAGGAAAAAGCCTTAG
- a CDS encoding TrmH family RNA methyltransferase, whose amino-acid sequence MRGYFGVGVEGISKEQNAGTIVRTTHAFGGSFFFSIRPSIDIHELKVSDTSGAFDHLPYYQYKKPEELKLPKDCVLVGVELTEDAVELPSFRHPLRAAYVLGPEMGSLSPKLTARCDHVVKIPMKFCVNVGVAAALVIYDRMICLGKFAERPVRPGGPLLDHTVIQPKGHRRRVRTKQSED is encoded by the coding sequence CTGCGCGGGTATTTCGGCGTCGGGGTCGAGGGGATCAGCAAGGAACAAAACGCGGGAACCATCGTACGGACGACCCATGCCTTCGGGGGCAGTTTCTTTTTCTCGATCAGGCCGTCGATCGATATTCATGAGCTGAAAGTCTCCGATACGTCGGGGGCGTTCGATCATCTGCCCTATTACCAATATAAAAAACCCGAAGAGCTGAAACTGCCCAAGGATTGCGTTCTGGTCGGGGTGGAGTTGACGGAGGATGCCGTTGAGCTTCCCAGTTTTCGCCATCCGTTGCGGGCGGCGTATGTTCTGGGGCCGGAGATGGGCAGTCTATCGCCGAAGCTGACGGCGCGATGCGATCATGTTGTCAAAATCCCGATGAAATTCTGTGTCAATGTCGGGGTGGCGGCGGCGCTGGTGATCTATGACCGGATGATCTGCCTTGGCAAGTTTGCGGAGCGTCCTGTGCGGCCGGGCGGGCCTTTGCTCGATCATACCGTCATCCAACCGAAAGGGCATCGGCGGAGGGTGCGGACCAAGCAGAGTGAAGACTAA
- a CDS encoding aspartate/glutamate racemase family protein, which yields MKTIGIVGGLSPESTIVYYKGLNAAVQARLGGHHNARILLNSLDFGEFVELKARGDWETQGKMIVKAAQSLERAGADFVLLATNTMHRFADDVLAALNIPFLHLADATAERIKASGLKRIALLGTAYTMEQDFYKKRLSLHGIEPLVPDAAGRAQVHAIIYDELCRGIVRDESLVVYQNIIDDLLGQGAQGVILGCTEITMLIGPPDVSCPVFDTTQIHIDQAAAFAFDEQAVAA from the coding sequence GTGAAAACCATTGGGATCGTCGGGGGCTTAAGCCCGGAATCGACTATCGTGTATTACAAGGGGCTGAATGCGGCGGTGCAGGCGCGGCTGGGCGGGCATCACAATGCGCGAATTTTGCTCAATTCCCTCGATTTCGGGGAATTTGTCGAACTCAAGGCGCGCGGCGACTGGGAGACACAGGGGAAGATGATCGTAAAGGCGGCGCAATCTCTGGAGCGGGCCGGGGCGGATTTCGTTCTGCTGGCGACCAATACGATGCACCGCTTTGCGGATGATGTTCTCGCGGCGCTGAACATCCCGTTTCTCCATCTTGCGGATGCGACTGCCGAGCGGATCAAGGCCAGCGGGCTGAAACGCATCGCGCTGCTCGGCACGGCTTACACGATGGAACAGGATTTTTATAAGAAGCGCTTGAGTTTGCACGGTATAGAGCCCCTTGTTCCCGATGCGGCGGGGCGGGCGCAGGTCCATGCCATCATTTACGATGAATTGTGCCGGGGAATCGTGCGGGATGAATCCCTCGTTGTTTATCAGAACATTATAGATGATCTCTTAGGGCAGGGCGCACAGGGCGTGATACTGGGTTGTACAGAGATTACCATGCTGATCGGGCCGCCGGATGTTTCGTGTCCGGTCTTCGATACCACGCAGATTCATATCGATCAGGCTGCGGCATTTGCCTTCGATGAACAGGCGGTGGCAGCATGA
- a CDS encoding pyridoxal phosphate-dependent aminotransferase produces MPQSPVKEIVKLPLSSRMTPYNTTIENLTPNPGTDLLRYARTKPEVVSLAQGEGSLPTPSFICDAAMKALKEENKTFYAPILGHPELRAELSTYYKNIYGLDIPQNRFFVTSSGTTAVHLSLAAIINSGDEVVALTPIWKNLMSAMEIAEAKIKQVGMNYVDGKGWLLDLNRLFAACTPATKAIMIVTPSNPTGWVMTTAEMKAVMDFARERGIWVVADEVYTRTVYGQVRAPSFLDVSEPDDLLLVINSFSKTWAMTGWRLGWIVGPSSAEMKICDLAVYNNMGPPSFTQYGALAALRQGEGFLTEQMTLWRSNLDLLMDRFAQMPKISIVRPESSFYAFFKAAGEEDCIAFCTRLIDEAGLSLAPGCSFGDCGRGFIRLAFACSETKLLDALDRLERFVS; encoded by the coding sequence ATGCCACAGAGCCCTGTAAAAGAAATCGTGAAACTGCCTTTGAGTTCGCGCATGACACCCTATAACACGACCATCGAGAATTTAACGCCTAATCCCGGCACCGATCTTCTGCGCTATGCGCGGACGAAGCCGGAGGTCGTCTCGCTCGCGCAAGGCGAGGGGAGTTTGCCGACTCCCTCCTTCATCTGCGATGCGGCGATGAAGGCTCTGAAGGAGGAGAACAAGACGTTTTATGCCCCGATCCTCGGCCATCCTGAGCTGCGGGCGGAGCTTTCCACCTATTATAAGAATATCTATGGGCTTGATATTCCTCAGAACCGTTTTTTTGTCACCAGTTCCGGCACGACGGCCGTGCATCTGTCGTTGGCAGCCATTATCAACAGCGGCGATGAGGTCGTGGCGCTGACGCCGATCTGGAAAAACCTGATGAGTGCGATGGAAATCGCCGAAGCCAAAATCAAACAGGTCGGCATGAACTACGTTGACGGCAAAGGCTGGCTGCTTGATTTGAACCGCTTGTTTGCGGCCTGTACGCCTGCCACCAAAGCGATCATGATCGTTACGCCGTCCAATCCGACGGGCTGGGTCATGACGACGGCGGAAATGAAAGCGGTCATGGATTTTGCCCGCGAACGCGGGATCTGGGTGGTGGCCGATGAGGTTTACACACGGACTGTCTACGGGCAGGTGCGGGCGCCGAGCTTCCTTGATGTTTCGGAGCCGGACGATCTGCTGCTGGTGATTAACAGTTTTTCAAAGACCTGGGCGATGACGGGCTGGCGGCTGGGCTGGATTGTCGGGCCGTCTTCTGCCGAGATGAAAATCTGCGATCTGGCGGTTTACAACAATATGGGGCCGCCGAGCTTTACCCAATATGGCGCACTGGCGGCGCTGCGGCAGGGCGAAGGGTTCCTGACCGAGCAGATGACGTTGTGGCGGTCGAATCTCGATCTGCTGATGGACCGTTTCGCGCAGATGCCGAAAATCTCGATTGTGCGGCCGGAGTCGAGCTTTTATGCGTTTTTCAAGGCTGCGGGCGAGGAAGACTGCATCGCCTTCTGTACGCGTTTGATCGACGAGGCGGGGTTGTCTCTGGCGCCGGGGTGTTCCTTCGGGGATTGCGGGCGCGGATTCATCCGGCTGGCCTTCGCCTGTTCGGAGACAAAGCTTCTGGATGCGCTGGATCGGCTGGAGCGGTTTGTCTCTTAA
- a CDS encoding acetoacetate--CoA ligase — protein MNSQKTSLEKTADVSQKPLWAPSQEQIESTTLYLFMQALGAKKGVKFVDYDGLWRWSVEHSEQFWDFLWDFCDVQGDKGGKILDSHGGKMLGAQFFPEGKINYAENNLRQRDSVTAIIFRNEQGEESSLTYATLYDQVSLWQQAFIREGVGVGDRVAAYLPNIPETIIAALAAVSLGAIWSSASPDFGVQGVIDRFGQIEPKILITVDGYYYNGKVMDCLPKVKDVQPALKGLKKTVVIPFAGSALKPENLQDSVSSGDFVADFQPKEIAFTRVPFNHPLFILFSSGTTGIPKCIVHGHGGTLLQHLKEHRLHCDIKPGDKVFYFTTCGWMMWNWLVTGLASGATLLLFDGSPFHPDGNVLWDYTAKHGCTLFGTSAKYIDALKSHHLAPGKTHDLSALRTLTSTGSPLVHESFDYVYASIKSDLHLASISGGTDIVSCFMLGNPISPVWRGEIQAAGLGMAVDVFDEQAQPATISAGELVCTKPFPCMPVSFWNDPERVKYKAAYFERFDNIWVHGDWVEKTAHGGLIIHGRSDATLNPGGVRIGTAEIYRQVEQVEAVRESIAVGQDWEDDVRVILFVILKKGWALDENLIKEIKTKIRNGASPRHVPAKIIAVSDIPRTKSGKITELAVRDVIHGRKIKNVEALANPESLDLYKNLEELKS, from the coding sequence ATGAACAGTCAGAAGACCAGCCTAGAAAAAACAGCCGACGTTTCGCAAAAGCCGCTTTGGGCACCCTCCCAGGAGCAGATCGAATCTACTACGCTTTATCTCTTTATGCAGGCGCTGGGGGCGAAAAAGGGCGTGAAATTTGTGGATTATGACGGGCTTTGGCGCTGGTCGGTCGAACATTCCGAACAATTTTGGGATTTTTTGTGGGATTTTTGCGATGTACAGGGGGATAAGGGGGGTAAAATCCTCGATTCCCATGGCGGAAAGATGCTCGGGGCGCAGTTTTTTCCCGAAGGCAAAATCAATTATGCCGAAAACAACCTGCGGCAAAGGGACTCCGTCACCGCGATTATTTTCCGTAATGAACAAGGTGAAGAGTCTTCACTTACCTATGCGACGCTTTACGATCAGGTCAGCCTCTGGCAGCAGGCGTTCATCCGTGAAGGGGTCGGCGTAGGTGATCGTGTCGCGGCTTATCTGCCTAACATTCCTGAAACGATTATCGCCGCTCTGGCGGCGGTTTCTCTTGGGGCGATCTGGTCTTCGGCCTCGCCGGATTTTGGCGTACAGGGGGTGATTGACCGTTTCGGGCAGATTGAGCCGAAGATTCTGATTACCGTTGACGGATATTATTATAACGGGAAGGTGATGGATTGCCTGCCCAAGGTCAAGGATGTTCAGCCCGCGCTGAAGGGTTTGAAAAAGACCGTGGTTATTCCCTTTGCGGGTTCTGCTCTCAAGCCTGAGAATCTTCAGGACTCTGTCAGCTCCGGTGATTTTGTAGCCGATTTTCAGCCCAAGGAGATCGCCTTTACGCGGGTTCCTTTCAATCATCCGCTGTTTATCCTCTTTTCCTCCGGGACGACAGGCATCCCGAAATGTATTGTCCACGGGCATGGGGGGACATTGCTGCAGCATCTCAAGGAACATCGTCTGCATTGCGATATCAAGCCGGGGGATAAAGTGTTTTATTTCACCACCTGCGGGTGGATGATGTGGAACTGGCTGGTGACGGGGTTGGCGTCCGGGGCAACGCTTCTGCTGTTCGACGGATCGCCGTTCCATCCTGACGGGAATGTCCTTTGGGATTATACCGCGAAGCATGGGTGTACGCTTTTTGGGACGTCGGCGAAATATATTGATGCGCTGAAGTCGCATCATCTGGCGCCGGGGAAGACGCATGACCTTTCGGCGCTCCGCACTTTGACCTCCACCGGGTCACCCCTGGTTCATGAGAGCTTTGATTATGTCTATGCGTCGATTAAGTCCGACCTGCATCTCGCCTCGATCTCCGGGGGGACGGATATCGTTTCGTGCTTCATGCTGGGCAATCCGATCTCTCCGGTCTGGCGGGGCGAGATTCAAGCGGCGGGGTTGGGGATGGCGGTGGATGTGTTCGACGAGCAGGCGCAGCCGGCGACAATCAGCGCGGGGGAGTTGGTCTGCACGAAGCCTTTTCCGTGTATGCCCGTTTCCTTCTGGAACGATCCCGAGCGGGTTAAATACAAAGCGGCTTACTTCGAACGGTTCGACAATATCTGGGTTCACGGCGACTGGGTGGAGAAGACCGCGCATGGCGGGCTGATCATTCACGGGCGCAGCGATGCAACCCTCAATCCCGGAGGTGTCCGCATCGGGACCGCCGAGATTTATCGGCAGGTGGAGCAGGTGGAGGCTGTGCGGGAATCTATCGCCGTCGGGCAGGACTGGGAGGACGATGTGCGGGTCATCCTGTTCGTGATTCTCAAGAAAGGCTGGGCGCTGGATGAGAATTTGATCAAGGAGATCAAGACGAAGATCCGCAACGGGGCTTCGCCGCGCCATGTTCCGGCGAAAATTATCGCGGTTTCCGATATTCCGCGGACCAAAAGCGGAAAAATCACTGAGCTGGCCGTTAGGGATGTCATCCACGGGCGGAAAATCAAGAACGTGGAGGCGCTGGCCAACCCGGAAAGTCTCGATCTCTATAAAAATCTTGAGGAATTGAAGAGTTAG